From Corvus cornix cornix isolate S_Up_H32 chromosome 6, ASM73873v5, whole genome shotgun sequence, one genomic window encodes:
- the NDUFB8 gene encoding NADH dehydrogenase [ubiquinone] 1 beta subcomplex subunit 8, mitochondrial has protein sequence MAAGALRGVLWRRAAVGLRVARAALAAPSGARAASEMSKDMMPGPYPRTPEERAAAAKKYNMRVEDYQPYPDDGLGYGDYPMLPNKSQYERDPWYQWDQPDMRHNWGEPMHWDFDMYIRNRVDTSSTVVPWHTMSKHFFIFLSIMLIMFGLGAIYPSYRPVGPKQYPFDDLYLEKGGDPSKKPPAVIHYEI, from the exons ATGGCGGCGGGCGCTCTCCGCGGTGTCCTCTGGCGCCGGGCCGCTGTCGGGCTCCGGGTGGCCCGGGCCGCCCTGGCGGCGCCTTCGGGGGCGCGGGCGG cctcgGAGATGTCCAAGGACATGATGCCCGGGCCGTATCCGCGGACTCCGGAGGAGCGGGCAGCCGCTGCGAAGAAATACAACATGCGGGTGGAGGACTATCAGCCCTACCCCGACGACGGCTTGGG GTATGGTGACTATCCCATGCTCCCTAATAAGTCTCAATACGAGAGAGACCCCTGGTACCAGTGGGACCAGCCAGACATGAGGCATAACTGGGGAGAGCCG ATGCACTGGGACTTTGACATGTACATTCGGAACCGGGTTGATACGTCCTCCACTGTCGTTCCCTGGCACACCATGAGCAAACACTTCTTTATCTTTTTGAGCATAATGCTGATCATGTTTGGTCTTGGAGCGATCTACCCATCCTACAGGCCTGTG GGACCGAAGCAATATCCCTTCGATGACCTGTAtctggagaaaggaggagacCCCAGTAAGAAGCCACCAGCGGTGATACACTATGAAATTTGA
- the HIF1AN gene encoding hypoxia-inducible factor 1-alpha inhibitor: MAAASSSSSSSSSSSSSSSSSSSSSCSSSAAAAGCREGPAVAAGPGWSDSQFRHYSFETRPIPRLRHSDPRAEELIENEEPVVLTDTNLVYPALKWDLDYLQENIGNGDFSVYSASTHKFLYYDEKKMANFKNFKPKSSREEMKFAEFVDRLKEIQQKGSAERLYLQQTLNDTVGRKIVVDFLGFNWNWINKQQGKRGWGQLTSNLLLIGMEGNVTPAHYDEQQNFFAQIKGYKRCILFPPDQFECLYPYPVHHPCDRQSQVDFDNPDYEKFPNFRNVVGYETVVGPGDVLYIPMYWWHHIESLLNGGITITVNFWYKGAPTPKRIEYPLKAHQKVAIMRNIEKMLGEALGNPQEVGPLLNMMIKGRYD; the protein is encoded by the exons ATGGCGGCGgcctcgtcctcctcctcctcctcctcttcctcctcttcttcttcttcttcctcctcctcctcctcctgctcctcctcggcggcggccgcgggctGCCGGGAGGGCCCGGCAGTGGCGGCAGGGCCCGGCTGGAGCGACTCCCAGTTCCGCCACTACTCCTTCGAGACGCGGCCCATCCCGCGGCTCAGACACAGCGACCCCCGCGCCGAGGAGCTCATCGAGAACGAG GAGCCGGTGGTGCTGACAGATACAAATCTGGTTTATCCTGCTCTGAAATGGGACCTGGACTACCTCCAGGAAAACATTGGTAATGGGGACTTCTCAGTGTATAGTGCCAGCACACACAAGTTTTTGTACTACGATGAGAAGAAAATGGCCAATTTTAAGAACTTCAAACCCAAGTCAAGTAGGGAAGAGATGAAGTTTGCCGAGTTTGTGGACAGACTCaaagaaatacaacaaaaagGGAGTGCTGAGAG GCTATATCTACAGCAAACACTGAATGACACAGTTGGAAGGAAGATTGTGGTGGATTTCCTTGGCTTCAACTGGAACTGGATTAACAAGCAGCAAGGGAAACGTGGCTGGGGTCAACTGACTTCTAACTTGCTTCTTATTGGCATGGAAG GGAATGTGACACCAGCTCATTATGATGAGCAACAGAACTTCTTTGCTCAGATTAAGGGTTACAAGAGGTGTATCCTGTTTCCTCCTGATCAGTTTGAATGCCTCTACCCTTATCCTGTGCACCATCCGTGCGACAGACAGAGCCAG GTGGACTTTGACAATCCTGACTATGAGAAGTTTCCGAACTTCCGGAATGTGGTTGGCTATGAGACGGTGGTGGGTCCTGGGGACGTGCTGTACATACCTATGTACTG GTGGCACCACATTGAGTCTCTCCTGAATGGAGGGATTACCATCACTGTGAACTTCTGGTACAAA GGTGCCCCAACCCCAAAGAGAATTGAGTATCCATTAAAGGCTCATCAGAAAGTGGCGATAATGAGGAACATTGAGAAGATGCTGGGAGAAGCCTTAGGAAATCCACAGGAG GTGGGTCCCTTGTTGAATATGATGATTAAGGGCCGGTATGACTAA